In Cryptococcus gattii WM276 chromosome B, complete sequence, the DNA window TGTTGATCAACGTTCGAATACTAGTATGACGTACTAGGCTGCACGACCGTACACTTCCTGACCGGTCACCGCGAGCCAAGCGCCGATGAACCCATCGAGTTGAGCGAAGTAGTAGTTAGAACCGACGTCAGGGGAGTAGCCAATCTTGGTTTCAGGCATGGCGAAGATGGTCCGTGGAGTGGCTATTCTGATGTGCGCAGGGAGAGAAAtaccgccaccaccacccacTACATATTGATCAGTAAGTAAGTCGAGTTTGTGATCATAACGCACTGGTAACACCGTCAATGACAGCGACATAAGGCTTTCCTAGTCTTGCGAGCAACCAATTGAGCTGAAATTCACTTTTGAAGAATGGAACCGCAGTTTGCTTGCCCTCCTTAAGGTCGAGGACGAGTTCTAATGATGAAAAGCAGGTAAGATTTTGACTGAACACTGAAATTCAGCTTCTTACGCTTTACATCCCCACCGGCGCAAAATGCCCGACTATCGCCTGTTCCGATGATGACTTTGCAAGAATCAAGTTCCCGCCAAGCCTAATTTTGGCGAAAATGCGTTGAAAATACAGTTAGGAATCTCAGCTATGCGGATTGAAGAAAAGACGTACTTTGATTTTATTTGACAGAGAATCAATCATCTCATGATTAAGGGAATTCAACTTGGCAGATCGATTGAGCTTGTATATCCTGGTGTCTTGTTGAGACTCGAAAAGCACGAGTTCCTGCAAATGTTTAACTCAGTGCATTGCAGGATTGGCGCAACATGGTGCACCGGCACTCAGCTGTATATGTGTATACGTACCTCGCGGGGGGCGGCCATTTgcgaagatgaggagagaTGTCTGTTGAGTACTGCGAGCCTAGAGGTGGCTACCGGGCGAGACATACGCGGTAGGAGTTGTATACGGGCTAAGGAAGACATTGGGGGCGGAGAAAGGAGATATGAGAATTAATATTGCGTTCTACGGGCGGCTATAATTGAGCGATGAGTATCCAGCTGGCTATTTTGGATGCCGAAAGAATAAACTCGACGACCGCCCGCTAATCTCCGCTCAACTTTGCGCTTACGTAATATTGAAGGTTAGTTTGAGGCTAATTGGGTCGTTAATTATAATTGGATTGCTCTAATTAATGCTTATTTTATtaaaataaaataaaaaCCGTAAAAAGAGAGTCAAAATGCAATAATGCATTATTTCCTGCTGGCTACTAGTGGACAAAATGACAGACAGAGAAGCAAAAAGTTGGTGTCCTCCCGGCTCTCTCTGCGCTGCTACGACTGTCCAATCCTCTTGAAGCATGTATGCCAAACCAGCCAGAATGATCCGTTACCGGCCTATCTGTCATTTACGAGAAATGAGAACTGGCTTGATTACCGAGTAAACCCAAAGACAAAATCATGAGATCTTGGTGGGACTCGAACACACGGGCTAGAGGAGACGCGGCCGCAATGTGGCAGCGCTGAAGAGAGGAACTCCGTGAAAGTAAAAGAGCACCTTCCCCTAAGCCATTACAGCATAAGAGCTTCAAGACATGCTGATCTCTTATATTCAAAAGTTGAACAAGAGAAGGCACGGTAATAATAACAAAGATCGTGTTTAAGACGCATACGGTGCAGGAAGTCCAAGCTCTGATGCTTTCTTTGTTTATCGTTCTTTGCGACTACAACCTATTCATCTTATACCCTATATAATCTCTCATTTGGCTTGAGGCAATAAGGTGCAAATCTTCATCAGTGCAATAACATCTCTCAAGAGCATCGCACTGACGCGTTACCTATCCGTCACTTCTACGTGACACGTTTGTCTTGGATTTATCAGTACAACGGGTATCTTCAGCACGGTCAGACATGCAGTCTTTAAATGCCTTGGGGAACAGGCAAATAACGAGTTTGAACGCAGACTTGTCAAGAATGGAGAGCGGTGAAGGAGGGTCAGCAATTCAAGGTGAGTTGCACGCCAGTTCAACCATGATCGAGAACAATTATAGACATGGTTCCTGTCACCTTTTTGGACATGGATCGGATGCTTATCTATCTCTTTCTAGGCCAAATTACAACCACTCTCAGTGCTCTGTCGCGACTGATAGACGATTATGACTCTATGgcgaggaaggagatggtTACTGTTGCTCGGGAGAAGGCCAACACGTAGGTTTAATCTCTTTCTAGTCTGATCTGGCCCAGAAAGCGAACCGTTAGACTGACTAAGCCAACAGTCGGGTAGCACGGTTAAAAAATGAACATAAGGAACTTAGATTAAGATTTGAGCAAGCGAAAAACGAAAGTCAACTCAAGGTAAGTTGAACAAGTGTCAAGTTGCAGTCCACTGATATGGTGCCAGGCCCGGCAGGATCTGCTCggatcatcttcctcctctgcCCCGTATTCATCAACAGCGAGTACTTCTGTGTCTCAGCGTCGCGCCCCAAATCAATCATCCTTCGCGGAATCTCCATTTGCTTCCTCGGACCCTCTCTTTCGGCCCAATCATCCCCCATCGTCGCGCGAGGACTTTGCCCTTCGCGAACATACTTTCTTACAAGAGTCTGAGAATTCTATAGATCAATATATTGCCCAAGGAAGAGCAGTGCTCGGAAATCTTGTTGAACAGAAAGGAATGTTGAAGGGTACGAAGAGAAGACTATTGGACGCTGCAAATACGTTGGGAATGAGTAGAGAAACTATAGGATGGGTTGAAAGACGGACGTGAGTAGCCTATTGGACCTGTCAATGTGGATCCTGACAGTGCGTGAAATCAGCAAACAAGATGCTTGGATCTTCGGTGCGGGAGCAACATTCACACTGCTTAGCTTTTGGGCGATTTGGTATTACTTGGGATAATCACGAGATCGACCCGTCAACTACACTATCCCTCATTATCAGCAAAGAACAGCAATAAATCAGCTGTACAATGAATCTTATATTATTGCCTTGAGACATTGAAATTTAGGCCTGCCTCTAGGGCGGCGCCGACTTATTCCCTTATTGCATCGTTGCACGATTACAAAGAAATTGATAGTCAACGCCGCCTCTCTGTCCTCCGTTCATCCATTCACTTCAAAATGCTCCCAATGGTAGAATTTGTCAATGATAAAGGCAGCTTCATGTACAGCTTGGTGTGCCACTTGATGTGATAATACTCTATCACTTATTTGGCTACCTTTCTTCGGTCTTTTTCGAATTCTTCCTTTGTGCGTCGGCTGTATGATTTATTTACTAGTGGTTGCAAAATGATCCATATCTATCCAGTGAATGAAGCCTTGTAAGTAATGAAAACGTACAGCAGCCATAAGAACTTTTTCCTGAGCGTAGCTACTTACTTGTAATTTCCGATAAGAAGTGAAACAAAGAAACGAAGAGGCGTCTTCTCTTTGTTAGTATCTCCGGTAGGTTCCGTCggaaacgattgaagtGAACGAAATCGTCGCGACGATGTCACAACAAGTCACTTCTGAGGCACTGCGCACGAAATTCTCTCCAGGAAATCTCCCATTTCAAAGTTCCCCACTGCCCACAGCCCTGTCTGACGCAACACACGCTGCACCTGTCGCGGCTAACTGCGAGCAAGACATTGGTCTAGCTTCCGATTTAGAAAAACAAGCAGGTCGCGCAGCATCGGAAGCTGATGAGCTAGATAACTCGGACAAGGACTCCTCAGACGAGAGCGAAGGCGCATCTGATCACGGTAGCAACTCAAGTACAAGCTCATTCTCCACGGACCACCAATTTTATCATTCTGGAGAAGCTGCTGAAGTGGGCTCGAGTTCTGATTCCGATAGCAATCATTCGTCGATACCGTCGCAAAACTCAAGCAATATTATTGAGTACGCAGAAGAAGCCGTCAAAAGATCCAGTCAGCTATATGGCAACCCATCTTTAACTCTCGACTTATCTCCTGGGACCCTCCGAATATCATCAAATGAGACTTACAGAATAACAGCTATTGAAACTGGATCACAGCAAGAGTCTACAACGTTTATAGCttcggaagaagaaacaaTTACCCTGATTGAAAACACCAGACATCTGATAGCGGCCCGACCAAAAAGACACAGGACTGTGCAGCACACCATGGCGCGTTTCTCCGCCCTTTGTGAGTTCATTAACGAATACGATTGAAAGAGGATCAGTTATGTTTACCTGTCACAGATATTTTCCCGATACTAGTAGCTGTTCCACTCACTCTTCTCCTGTCTCTCAACACCATTCTTCTCACTCCTTTATACAACACGATCCCCTTAAGCCTGCATAATGCCGCCCTCTATGCATTGTATGCTGCTCCGCCGACTCTACTGTACTGGGCTGTGACTCTCGAGCGGTCCGCAAAAGAAGTTGTATCGGCCAACTTCTGCATTAGCCTTGCAGCTCTAAATGGAGACTTAGCCGTCGTCCTAGGAAGAAGGCTTGGGAGCTTGACGGGAAAATTGGCTGGCCCAGAATGGGGCGCTTTTCTTGCAAAGGCCATTCTAGGAATTGGTGCTATAGGGGGAGGGTTGACATTTGCGCTTTTGTGTTTTGTGAGCATTGGGATCCAGTGTTTCATACGGGTTTTCTAATAAACCTGGCGATAGGATCACATCCTCCCGATTAGTCCGGCTAAAAGTTCGGTTGGCCGAATTCGAAATTTAGCCAATGTCTCTGCTCGGTCGACAGTATTTATGTTGCATCTTTGGTTTGGCCAGCGTCTGTTGGATGGAAGGTTGTCCGGCAGCATCACGTTTCTTACCCGTAGTCCGGAAAAAGCAGTACGTATTTTTCATAATTCACAAGTGAACAGTCATTGAAAGATCTGCAGATTCTCTTCATATCACTATATCTCACCACAATCCTCCTCTTTGTCCGTTCTGGGCCATCCTTAGCCGTATCCTTGAATAAACTGTTCGGTTTCATCTCCCATGGTTTAGGAGTCTCTCCTTCCAAGCCGTCAGGGCTACTGAAATATACCGTACGTTTAACCAAGAGAACTCATTCATTCATTCTCTTTCTTCGACTCCCACTTCTTGTCTTAGCTCTACGCCAACAGATATTCCTTCGACCCCCTAGCGAGAGAAGCGATCCTTATGTGACAGCTCATGGAGAATTGAGGGTGCTGAGCTCGGAACAGAGCCTTACTGGAAGGGTAGTGGTCGGCGATAACTTAAAGGACGGGTATAGGTTTCTGAGGTGTGACCATTCAATTCTAGGAGGGCGTTGGTTCAGAGAGAGGGAAATCAATGGCGAGAAGACAGTCGAATTGGGAGACTCGTGGGTTGTCGTTGTTGCTGCTGGATCAACTTGTATCTGACATGATCAGGATTTTCGCAGTGTTCAATCTCCAGGAAGTGATGACTTTAGCTCATAGGTCGGATGGAAATGAATCGCTTATTACAACTTTGGCCCTCACTACGGATCTGAAAGTGACATCTGAAGGcaaggaggatgaagaacCATCACGCGGCTCTCCTTCTGATAGGGCATTAATCATGTGAGTGAAGCTTGATATGCTAATGTCATCGACTGACCACCCCTTGCAGTGGTCTCGGGGCTGGTATCACGGCACAGGGGTTCTTGAGACAAGGTTTCAACATCGACGTGGTCGGTAAGTTTGTACCCTTTCAAAGCGATGACCGGCAATGTTTTCTAAATTATCTCCAGAAATCGATCCGGTTGTCTTCACAGCCACCGAAACATACTTTaatcttccttcctctcatCTAACATCCGTGAATCTCCTAGATGGCTCCGCTTTCATTTCCGAGCTCGCATCATTATCTCATGTCAACACCACTGATCCTTCATTGGACTCGGAGGCGTTGACAGCTTTGGAAAAGTTGCCCAAATGGGACTTCGTTGTGCAAGATTGTTTTACAGGGGGCTCAGTACCAGGAGAAATGTTCACCAAAGAGTTTTGGGAAGATTTGGGTGAAGTGGTGGCAGAGGATGGACTTATTGCCATGGTGCGTCCTTTCTCTTGATCCTAAGCGTTGGGATTGACAAGGAATAAGAATTTCGTTggattgaagaagagtaaAGCCTCAAAAGCGGTACTTGTAACATTAACATCTGTATTCCCACAGTGCAGGGCCTTTGGGGATGGGTTTGAGAACAATCAGGGGCCAAACGATATAACCAATATGGTAAGATAGCTGCGCTTCATCTCTATTCGCTATATAGGGAGCTGATCCTGAGGGTCCATAGGTTGTTTTTTGCACTGTGAGTTGTTGGCAACAATGGCGGTTATGAATTTGAAGTTCACTAGAGAATATCTTAGAAAACTCACTCTCCTATACTGACGTTCCGTCGCCCTCGTCCATCGGACGTTCATCGCTCCCCTTTACGTTCACATGTATTCTCCACCTTCCTTCCCAACGAAATACAGTTAGACTCGATCATATCTGAGGAAGATTATCGTGATCCTCTCATGACGCTGAAAAGGGGGCATACAGAAAGGTTGGATTACTGGCAAAAGGAGACAGCCATTGCTACTTGGCGCGCCATGCAAAAGAGTACGTATTGCTCCTTTCATACAGAGCGGTGACTGATGGATATGTCAGTCCTGACCCCGGAGATGTGGATGGCTTACTGACTACGATATCGCAAATCCCATGAAATTACTGTACAGAAATAGATGTTTATATGCTTATAACAAGAGTGAAATTTACAACCTTTATCATCATTCCCCCTGGAATTTGACGATGTACATATATCAAGACAATGGCTGAACTCCTTCGTTTCGCCATACAAGGACGGAACAGATTCCTCCGCTTGACTGATCTTCTTCGATAACAAGGCCATCATAGCCTATAAGTCCTGGTTTTCGGACCCAGTCAGTGCCGTATGGTGAGCGAAAGCTGGATCACTCACTACTCTCCCCAACGTTCATGACGCCGTCTAGGCCGCCCTCCACGACTCTATCCAAAACCATCGCAGGTGGCTCCACCgacttttttttcttaGTACGACCAGTGCCATTTTTCGAAGCTTTTCTTGTCTCATCAGAATTGGAACTTTTCTGCTCATCAATCTCGTCCTCGTATTGGGAGGGTCTGAGAGAAAGGGAGGAATGGAAAGTGGCAACGCTGGAAGTAAGATTGAGTGTGCCAGCAGAGGTTGACACAGTCCACGGGCAACGGGCATACCGTTGGAATAAGGGTGTTCCCGGCTATCGCCCGGGGTTAACTTGAGTGTCACTATGTAAAACGAGAGAGGACTTGCAATATTAGAGTAGCAGAGGATTTTGTGAACCTTGAATTGAGGGGAAATTAAAAAATCCAACCCATACTGGAAATAATTCCAGAAGCCTGGGGAATTGTTCTTTATGTTAGGGAGACGTCTAACAGACTTTCGATGAACTTACAATATCCGGGTTCACTGATCCCACCCCACATCTTCTCTAATCTGTCGTCTTCTTTCCAAAATTTTCTCAAGGGATGCCCCAAGTCTAACAAAAGATCCTGTGCAGTGGTTTGTCCCAAGATAATCTCCAGAGGTTCTTCTTCGACTATGGAGAGGACAACTCCCCTGTTTGGCTGATCCTAATTCAGTTCCATGGACTGCGGAATGGATATAGTGCTTACCTGCACTTTACAAGAAATCAACTGCCCAGGAAGGATTAGACGTTCGCCCTCTTTCCCGCTCACGTCTAGCCTTCGCACGACGTCCTCCCGCCCACCTTTGCCTTCGGCGCTCATCTCGAATTTTATCCCCGGGAATATCAATCCTCTGCCTTCGTCGGCAAATGTAGGCC includes these proteins:
- a CDS encoding Hypothetical protein (Similar to SGTC gene model, INSD accession EAL23637.1; CNBA2840), which gives rise to MQSLNALGNRQITSLNADLSRMESGEGGSAIQGQITTTLSALSRLIDDYDSMARKEMVTVAREKANTRVARLKNEHKELRLRFEQAKNESQLKARQDLLGSSSSSAPYSSTASTSVSQRRAPNQSSFAESPFASSDPLFRPNHPPSSREDFALREHTFLQESENSIDQYIAQGRAVLGNLVEQKGMLKGTKRRLLDAANTLGMSRETIGWVERRTKQDAWIFGAGATFTLLSFWAIWYYLG
- a CDS encoding Hypothetical protein (Similar to TIGR gene model, INSD accession AAW40893.1; CNA02960), whose product is MSQQVTSEALRTKFSPGNLPFQSSPLPTALSDATHAAPVAANCEQDIGLASDLEKQAGRAASEADELDNSDKDSSDESEGASDHGSNSSTSSFSTDHQFYHSGEAAEVGSSSDSDSNHSSIPSQNSSNIIEYAEEAVKRSSQLYGNPSLTLDLSPGTLRISSNETYRITAIETGSQQESTTFIASEEETITLIENTRHLIAARPKRHRTVQHTMARFSALYIFPILVAVPLTLLLSLNTILLTPLYNTIPLSLHNAALYALYAAPPTLLYWAVTLERSAKEVVSANFCISLAALNGDLAVVLGRRLGSLTGKLAGPEWGAFLAKAILGIGAIGGGLTFALLCFDHILPISPAKSSVGRIRNLANVSARSTVFMLHLWFGQRLLDGRLSGSITFLTRSPEKAILFISLYLTTILLFVRSGPSLAVSLNKLFGFISHGLGVSPSKPSGLLKYTVRLTKRTHSFILFLRLPLLVLALRQQIFLRPPSERSDPYVTAHGELRVLSSEQSLTGRVVVGDNLKDGYRFLRCDHSILGGRWFREREINGEKTVELGDSIFAVFNLQEVMTLAHRSDGNESLITTLALTTDLKVTSEGKEDEEPSRGSPSDRALIIGLGAGITAQGFLRQGFNIDVVEIDPVVFTATETYFNLPSSHLTSVNLLDGSAFISELASLSHVNTTDPSLDSEALTALEKLPKWDFVVQDCFTGGSVPGEMFTKEFWEDLGEVVAEDGLIAMNFVGLKKSKASKAVLVTLTSVFPQCRAFGDGFENNQGPNDITNMVVFCTKTHSPILTFRRPRPSDVHRSPLRSHVFSTFLPNEIQLDSIISEEDYRDPLMTLKRGHTERLDYWQKETAIATWRAMQKILTPEMWMAY
- a CDS encoding Hypothetical Protein (Similar to TIGR gene model, INSD accession AAW41335.1), with amino-acid sequence MAHYQISPGKAVGIFQLGDTLWHVLDLLRTRKNEYPKFNLSWDPQRPHETAVVIHLPALALYFPHPSQTLTLISFPSLASSNVTLTFETQLLYAPEQPLTRARIGRILGPTFADEGRGLIFPGIKFEMSAEGKGGREDVVRRLDVSGKEGERLILPGQLISCKVQPNRGVVLSIVEEEPLEIILGQTTAQDLLLDLGHPLRKFWKEDDRLEKMWGGISEPGYCFWNYFQYGLDFLISPQFKVHKILCYSNIPGTPLFQRYARCPWTVSTSAGTLNLTSSVATFHSSLSLRPSQYEDEIDEQKSSNSDETRKASKNGTGRTKKKKSVEPPAMVLDRVVEGGLDGVMNVGESRLIGYDGLVIEEDQSSGGICSVLVWRNEGVQPLS